In the Periophthalmus magnuspinnatus isolate fPerMag1 chromosome 4, fPerMag1.2.pri, whole genome shotgun sequence genome, one interval contains:
- the LOC129456216 gene encoding lipocalin-like: protein MTLLITALGLTLCLCWTSALTPVTSDFTLDGMEGIWYVVAMASNSESYLKERDQWFAGLGTFTDLKDKNLLRITHNSMTPTGECFQTVSLAQPTGEPGTYVFTKNGVDHVYKIMGTVKDQYAVIYDTNTNKATGEKRSILLLYARDKNPSMDLLHEFRLYSLEQGIREENMAIVLPADVKAVSTHIIPKSK, encoded by the exons ATGACCCTCCTCATCACTGCACTGGGGCTGACCCTCTGCCTCTGCTGGACATCTGCTCTGACCCCAGTCACATCTGACTTTACCCTCGACGGG ATGGAGGGGATCTGGTACGTGGTGGCTATGGCCTCTAACTCTGAAAGTTACCTGAAAGAGAGGGACCAGTGGTTCGCAGGCCTTGGTACTTTTACAGACCTGAAGGATAAGAACCTGTTACGGATTACCCACAACAGCATGAC GCCGACAGGGGAATGCTTCCAAACCGTGTCCCTGGCTCAACCCACAGGTGAACCTGGAACGTATGTCTTTACAA AAAACGGCGTTGACCACGTCTATAAAATCATGGGCACCGTGAAAGATCAGTATGCTGTGATTTATGATACAAATACCAATAAGGCGACCGGCGAGAAGCGCagcattttacttttatatg ctCGTGACAAAAACCCAAGCATGGATCTGCTGCACGAGTTCAGATTATATAGTTTAGAGCAGGGGATCCGGGAGGAGAACATGGCTATTGTTTTACCTGCGGATGTGAAAG CTGTATCCACACATATTATTCCTAAATCTAAGTAA